The Delphinus delphis chromosome 2, mDelDel1.2, whole genome shotgun sequence genome contains a region encoding:
- the MTA1 gene encoding metastasis-associated protein MTA1 isoform X2 — MAANMYRVGDYVYFENSSSNPYLIRRIEELNKTANGNVEAKVVCFYRRRDISSTLIALADKHATLSVCYKTGSGADNGEEGETEEEMENPEMADLPEKLKHQLRHRELFLSRQLESLPATHIRGKCSVTLLNETESLKSYLEREDFFFYSLVYDPQQKTLLADKGEIRVGNRYQADITDLLKEGEEDGRDQAKLETKVWEVHNPLVDKQIDQFLVVARSVGTFARALDCSSSVRQPSLHMSAAAASRDITLFHAMDTLHRSVYDVAKAISALVPQGGPVLCRDEMEEWSASEASLFEEALEKYGKDFTDIQQDFLPWKSLTSIIEYYYMWKTTDRYVQQKRLKAAEAESKLKQVYIPNYNKPNPNQISVNNVKAGVVNGAGAPGQSPGAGRACESCYMSPLRILLDILEEIWWLENANPVRWREARTQPQ; from the exons ATGGCCGCCAACATGTACAGGGTCGGAG ACTACGTCTACTTCGAGAACTCCTCCAGCAACCCGTACCTGATCCGGAGGATCGAGGAGCTCAACAAG ACGGCCAACGGGAACGTGGAGGCCAAGGTGGTGTGCTTCTACCGAAGGCGGGACATCTCCAGCACGCTCATCGCCCTGGCCGACAAGCACGCCA CCCTGTCGGTCTGCTATAAAACCGGATCGGGGGCCGACAACGGCGAGGAAG GTGaaacagaggaggaaatggagaacCCAGAAATGGCAGACCTGCCCGAGAAGCTCAAGCACCAGCTGAGGCATCGAGAGCTCTTCCTCTCCAGACAGCTGGAGTCACTGCCCGCCACCCACATCAG AGGGAAGTGCAGCGTCACTTTGCTCAACGAGACTGAGTCCCTCAAGTCCTACCTGGAACGGGAG GACTTCTTCTTCTACTCTCTCGTCTATGACCCCCAGCAGAAGACCCTCCTGGCTGACAAGGGGGAGATCCGTGTCGGGAACCGGTACCAGGCGGACATCACCGACCTGCTGAAAGAAG GCGAGGAGGACGGCCGAGACCAGGCCAAGCTGGAGACCAAGGTGTGGGAGGTTCACAACCCGCTGGTGGACAAGCAGATCGACCAGTTCCTGGTGGTGGCCCG ctccgTGGGCACCTTTGCACGCGCCCTGGACTGCAGCAGCTCTGTCCGACAGCCCAGCCTGCACATGAGCGCCGCGGCCGCCTCTCGGGACATCACCCTG TTCCACGCCATGGACACGCTGCACAGGAGTGTGTACGACGTCGCCAAGGCCATCTCGGCCCTGGTGCCGCAGGGCGGGCCCGTCCTCTGCAGGGACGAGATGGAAGAGTGGTCGGCCTCGGAGGCCAGCCTGTTCGAGGAGGCCCTGGAGAAGTACGGGAAGGATTTCACTGACATTCAGCAAGACTTC CTCCCCTGGAAGTCGCTCACCAGCATCATCGAGTACTACTACATGTGGAAGACCACCGACAGATACGTGCAGCAG AAACGCTTGAAAGCAGCGGAAGCGGAGAGCAAGTTAAAGCAAGTTTATATCCCCAACTA TAACAAGCCAAACCCGAACCAGATCAGTGTCAATAACGTGAAGGCAGGCGTGGTGAACGGTGCCGGGGCGCCAGGCCAGAGCCCTGGGGCCGGCCGGGCCTGCGAGAGCTGTTACA TGTCGCCTCTGCGCATCTTGTTGGACATATTGGAAGAAATATGGTGGCTTGAAAATGCCAACCCGGTTAGATGGAGAGAGGCCAGGACCCAACCGCAGTAA
- the MTA1 gene encoding metastasis-associated protein MTA1 isoform X1, giving the protein MAANMYRVGDYVYFENSSSNPYLIRRIEELNKTANGNVEAKVVCFYRRRDISSTLIALADKHATLSVCYKTGSGADNGEEGETEEEMENPEMADLPEKLKHQLRHRELFLSRQLESLPATHIRGKCSVTLLNETESLKSYLEREDFFFYSLVYDPQQKTLLADKGEIRVGNRYQADITDLLKEGEEDGRDQAKLETKVWEVHNPLVDKQIDQFLVVARSVGTFARALDCSSSVRQPSLHMSAAAASRDITLFHAMDTLHRSVYDVAKAISALVPQGGPVLCRDEMEEWSASEASLFEEALEKYGKDFTDIQQDFLPWKSLTSIIEYYYMWKTTDRYVQQKRLKAAEAESKLKQVYIPNYNKPNPNQISVNNVKAGVVNGAGAPGQSPGAGRACESCYTTQSYQWYSWGPPNMQCRLCASCWTYWKKYGGLKMPTRLDGERPGPNRSNMSPHGIPARSSGSPKFAMKTRQAFYLHTTKLTRIARRLCREILRPWHAARHPYMPINSAAIKAECTARLPGASQSPLVLKQAARKPLEAVLRHLETHPRPPKPDPVKSVSGVLGGLTPAKSAPVINNGSPTILGKRSYEQHNGVDGNVKKRLLMPSRGLANHGQTRHMGPSRNLLLNGKAYPTKVRLIRGGSLPPVKRRRMNWIDAPDDVFYMATEETRKIRKLLSSSETKRAARRPYKPIALRPSQTLPLRPAPPAPVNDEPIVIED; this is encoded by the exons ATGGCCGCCAACATGTACAGGGTCGGAG ACTACGTCTACTTCGAGAACTCCTCCAGCAACCCGTACCTGATCCGGAGGATCGAGGAGCTCAACAAG ACGGCCAACGGGAACGTGGAGGCCAAGGTGGTGTGCTTCTACCGAAGGCGGGACATCTCCAGCACGCTCATCGCCCTGGCCGACAAGCACGCCA CCCTGTCGGTCTGCTATAAAACCGGATCGGGGGCCGACAACGGCGAGGAAG GTGaaacagaggaggaaatggagaacCCAGAAATGGCAGACCTGCCCGAGAAGCTCAAGCACCAGCTGAGGCATCGAGAGCTCTTCCTCTCCAGACAGCTGGAGTCACTGCCCGCCACCCACATCAG AGGGAAGTGCAGCGTCACTTTGCTCAACGAGACTGAGTCCCTCAAGTCCTACCTGGAACGGGAG GACTTCTTCTTCTACTCTCTCGTCTATGACCCCCAGCAGAAGACCCTCCTGGCTGACAAGGGGGAGATCCGTGTCGGGAACCGGTACCAGGCGGACATCACCGACCTGCTGAAAGAAG GCGAGGAGGACGGCCGAGACCAGGCCAAGCTGGAGACCAAGGTGTGGGAGGTTCACAACCCGCTGGTGGACAAGCAGATCGACCAGTTCCTGGTGGTGGCCCG ctccgTGGGCACCTTTGCACGCGCCCTGGACTGCAGCAGCTCTGTCCGACAGCCCAGCCTGCACATGAGCGCCGCGGCCGCCTCTCGGGACATCACCCTG TTCCACGCCATGGACACGCTGCACAGGAGTGTGTACGACGTCGCCAAGGCCATCTCGGCCCTGGTGCCGCAGGGCGGGCCCGTCCTCTGCAGGGACGAGATGGAAGAGTGGTCGGCCTCGGAGGCCAGCCTGTTCGAGGAGGCCCTGGAGAAGTACGGGAAGGATTTCACTGACATTCAGCAAGACTTC CTCCCCTGGAAGTCGCTCACCAGCATCATCGAGTACTACTACATGTGGAAGACCACCGACAGATACGTGCAGCAG AAACGCTTGAAAGCAGCGGAAGCGGAGAGCAAGTTAAAGCAAGTTTATATCCCCAACTA TAACAAGCCAAACCCGAACCAGATCAGTGTCAATAACGTGAAGGCAGGCGTGGTGAACGGTGCCGGGGCGCCAGGCCAGAGCCCTGGGGCCGGCCGGGCCTGCGAGAGCTGTTACA CCACCCAGTCTTACCAGTGGTATTCTTGGGGTCCCCCTAACATGCAGTGTCGCCTCTGCGCATCTTGTTGGACATATTGGAAGAAATATGGTGGCTTGAAAATGCCAACCCGGTTAGATGGAGAGAGGCCAGGACCCAACCGCAGTAACATG AGCCCCCACGGCATCCCAGCCCGGAGCAGCGGGAGCCCCAAGTTTGCCATGAAGACGAGACAGGCCTTCTACCTGCACACCACCAAGCTCACGCGGATCGCCCGGCGCCTGTGCCGTGAGATCCTGCGCCCGTGGCATGCCGCCCGGCACCCCTACATGCCCATCAACAGTGCGGCCATCAAGGCTGAGT GCACGGCACGGCTGCCCGGAGCCTCTCAGAGCCCGCTGGTGCTGAAGCAGGCCGCGCGGAAGCCCCTGGAGGCCGTCCTGCGGCACCTTG agacccacccccgccccccgaaGCCCGACCCCGTGAAGAGCGTGTCCGGCGTGCTCGGCGGCCTGACCCCGGCCAAGTCGGCCCCCGTCATCAACAACGGCTCCCCTACCATCCTGGGCAAGAGGAGCTACGAGCAGCACAACGGGGTGGACG GCAACGTGAAGAAGCGCCTCTTGATGCCCAGTAGGG GTTTGGCGAATCACGGACAGACCAGGCACATG GGACCAAGCCGGAACCTGCTGCTCAACGGGAAGGCGTACCCCACCAAGGTGCGGCTGATCCGGGGGGGCTCCCTGCCCCCCGTCAAGCGGCGGCGGATGAACTGGATCGACGCCCCCGATGACGTGTTCTACATGGCCACCGAGGAGACCAG GAAGATCCGCAAGCTGCTCTCGTCCTCCGAGACCAAGCGCGCGGCCCGCAGGCCCTACAAGCCCATCGCCCTGCGCCCCAGCCAGACCCTGCCGCTGCGGCCGGCCCCGCCAGCGCCCGTCAACGACGAGCCCATCGTCATCGAGGACTAG